The genomic window TATTCTCGGACATAGTCGAAGCGAAAGGTGTGGTTATGAAAAAGCTCATCAATAGCCCGAAAGACGTGGTGCGCGAAAGTGTGGAGGGCTTCGTTGCCGCCCACACCCAAGTTGAAGCGCAATACGACCCAATCGTGGTCCACCGCAGTGAGCCAAAGGCCCACGGCAAGGTCGGCCTGGTATCCGGCGGCGGCTCCGGGCACGAACCTCTGCATGCTGGCTATGTGGGCTCTGGCATGCTCGACGCCGCTGTGCCCGGCCCAGTATTCACTTCACCAACCCCAGATCCAATCCTTGCGGCAGCAAAACTTGCCGATCACGGTGCCGGGGTGGTGTTCATTGTGAAGAACTACACCGGCGACGTGCTCAACTTCGATACCGCAGCGGAACTCGCCGAGTTCGAAGACATCGAAGTGCGCCAAGTCATCGTCAACGACGACGTTGCCGTGGAAGATTCCCTCTACACCGCAGGTCGGCGCGGTGTTGCGGGCACCGTGCTGGTGGAAAAACTTGCCGGAGCGGCAGCGGAGCGCGGCGATTCCCTCGATCAAGTAGTCGAGGTAGCCGAAAAAGCGGTAGCCAACGTGCGCTCCATGGGTGTTGCTTTGAGCGCTTGCACAGTCCCCCACGTTGGCAAGCCATCCTTTGACCTCGAAGATGATGAGGTAGAAATCGGCATCGGTATCCACGGCGAACCGGGCCGCAAACGCATCCCAATGAGCAGCGCCGATTCCATCACAGACCAACTGCTCGATCCGATCCTCGCGGACATGAACCTCCAAGCCTCAGACCGCGTCATCGCGCTGGTCAACGGTATGGGCGGCACCCCATCGAGCGAGCTCTACATCGTCTACCGCCGCCTCGCGCAACGCCTGGAAGATCTGAACATCCACATCGCGCGCGGGCTCGTGGGCAATTTCGTCACCAGCCTCGAAATGCAGGGCGCCTCACTGACCCTCATGAAAGTGGACGACGCCATGCTCGAGCTTTTCGACGCCCCCTACGACACCCCAATGAAAGGACTCTAAATGACTTTGGGAACCCAATGGGCTCTGGATTGGATCCACGCCTGCGCGGAGGCTGCGTCCGCGAACCGGGAACTGCTCATCGATCTCGACCGTGCCATCGGCGATGCAGACCACGGTGAAAACCTCGACCGTGGTTTCCAGGCGGTGGTGGAAAAGCTCGATCAGCAGCAACCGAACACCCCTGGCGAAGTGCTCAAAACCACAGCGCAGGTGCTTATTTCCACCGTGGGGGGAGCTTCGGGGCCACTGCTGGGCACAGCATTTCTCCGCGCTTCCAAGGTAGCCGGCGATGGCGAGATCGATAGTGACGGTGTAGTGGCGCTGCTGCAAGCTGCGCTCGACGGAATTCAGCAACGCGGCAAAGCCCAAGAAGGAGAAAAGACGATGGTGGATGCCTGGGCACCAGCAGTCCACGCGGCATCAATCGCCTCTGGCTCACCAGCCGAACTCTTGGCCATTGCCGCAGGGGCAGCCGAAGCAGGCGCGGACGCCACCACCGACATGGTGGCGAGCAAGGGGCGCGCCTCATATTTAGGCGAACGCTCAAAGGGGCACAAGGATCCCGGCGCTACCTCCTCCGCTTTGCTGATTGAAGCTGCAGCCCGGACGGCTCAGGAGGCGCAATGAGCGTAGGCATAGTGCTCGTCTCTCACTCTAAACGTTTGGCGGAAGGTCTGCGTGAACTTGCACAGCAGATGGCTCCGGACGTCACCATCATCGCCGCCGGTGGCATCGACGGCGGGATCGGGACTTCCTACGACCGCATTGAACAGGCAGTGGATCCATTGCTGGCGGAGGGTCGAGAGGTTCTGCTGCTGAGCGATCTCGGTTCGGCAACCATGACCGTCGAGATGATCGTGGACTTCCACGAAGGCGAAGCGATTCGCTTTGTCAACGCACCCTTCGTCGAAGGCGCCGTTGCCGCGGCGGTAGCAGCGCAGCAAGGCGAAGATCTCAACGCCACTGCTCAGGCCGCCTTGGAGGCGCTCAACAGTTTCACCGTGGAATCAGCTTCGGGTGGCGCTGCGTATTCCAGGCAGGCTGTGGTCGCGGACGCTGCCGGTTTACATGCACGCCCTGCGGCGCGGATCGCGGAGTTGGTTGGCGATTCTCAGGTGTGCATCAACGGCGTTGATGCCTCCAGCGCGCTGATGGTGATGGGGCTCGGCATTGGCGCTGGTGAAACAGTAGAGGTGAGCGGGGATCGCGAGGCGGTGGATCACCTCGCCGACGCTATTGAACATGGACTGGATTAGCGCGCCTCGTGTAGTTTCACATCCCAAGCAGTTATTCTGAAGAAACATTCCTCAAGTCTTGGAGATGCCCATGAAACTTCGCGCCCTCGCTATCGGCCTTGCCGCCGGAACTGCCTTCACCGTCCTACCC from Corynebacterium gerontici includes these protein-coding regions:
- the dhaL gene encoding dihydroxyacetone kinase subunit DhaL, which produces MTLGTQWALDWIHACAEAASANRELLIDLDRAIGDADHGENLDRGFQAVVEKLDQQQPNTPGEVLKTTAQVLISTVGGASGPLLGTAFLRASKVAGDGEIDSDGVVALLQAALDGIQQRGKAQEGEKTMVDAWAPAVHAASIASGSPAELLAIAAGAAEAGADATTDMVASKGRASYLGERSKGHKDPGATSSALLIEAAARTAQEAQ
- the dhaM gene encoding dihydroxyacetone kinase phosphoryl donor subunit DhaM; the encoded protein is MSVGIVLVSHSKRLAEGLRELAQQMAPDVTIIAAGGIDGGIGTSYDRIEQAVDPLLAEGREVLLLSDLGSATMTVEMIVDFHEGEAIRFVNAPFVEGAVAAAVAAQQGEDLNATAQAALEALNSFTVESASGGAAYSRQAVVADAAGLHARPAARIAELVGDSQVCINGVDASSALMVMGLGIGAGETVEVSGDREAVDHLADAIEHGLD
- the dhaK gene encoding dihydroxyacetone kinase subunit DhaK; its protein translation is MKKLINSPKDVVRESVEGFVAAHTQVEAQYDPIVVHRSEPKAHGKVGLVSGGGSGHEPLHAGYVGSGMLDAAVPGPVFTSPTPDPILAAAKLADHGAGVVFIVKNYTGDVLNFDTAAELAEFEDIEVRQVIVNDDVAVEDSLYTAGRRGVAGTVLVEKLAGAAAERGDSLDQVVEVAEKAVANVRSMGVALSACTVPHVGKPSFDLEDDEVEIGIGIHGEPGRKRIPMSSADSITDQLLDPILADMNLQASDRVIALVNGMGGTPSSELYIVYRRLAQRLEDLNIHIARGLVGNFVTSLEMQGASLTLMKVDDAMLELFDAPYDTPMKGL